The following are from one region of the Ignavibacteriota bacterium genome:
- a CDS encoding STAS domain-containing protein has translation MESIERKVENYAIVFNVNLLRATLIEATEFKDLLEETIADTDKDIIVNLSACEHLDSTFLGVLVSSYKRLKSQNRTLVIIEPIEQSSIFLTLNSIGKIFPLYTSVKVALEDIENKKLLENELHEIDAKQTRKSERQLSSNSVTSTHPLVDSPLVQMQEPIQELEPEITEELFEKSAPEKLSFSSVVAQTENANKFEMENSSEDTPRIESAEPMFKNRNLEYEIDAVKEDIFVSVPQEVIKPDMRFHSGKVEWEFGFSS, from the coding sequence ATGGAATCAATAGAACGCAAAGTTGAAAACTACGCAATAGTATTTAATGTAAACTTATTGAGAGCTACTCTCATTGAGGCGACTGAATTTAAGGATTTACTGGAAGAAACAATTGCAGATACAGACAAAGACATTATTGTTAATCTGAGTGCTTGTGAACATCTTGATTCAACTTTTCTTGGTGTTCTTGTAAGTAGTTATAAGAGACTAAAAAGCCAGAATAGAACTCTTGTAATAATTGAGCCAATCGAACAATCAAGTATTTTCCTGACTCTAAACTCAATTGGAAAAATATTTCCTCTCTATACAAGTGTAAAAGTTGCATTAGAAGATATTGAGAATAAAAAACTTCTTGAGAACGAACTTCATGAGATTGATGCAAAGCAGACACGAAAATCTGAAAGACAATTAAGTTCTAACAGTGTAACTTCAACTCATCCTTTAGTAGATTCTCCGTTAGTTCAAATGCAGGAACCGATCCAGGAATTAGAACCAGAAATTACTGAGGAACTTTTTGAAAAAAGTGCTCCGGAGAAATTGAGTTTTTCATCTGTAGTGGCTCAAACTGAAAATGCAAATAAGTTCGAAATGGAAAATAGTAGTGAAGATACTCCACGAATAGAATCAGCAGAACCAATGTTTAAAAACAGAAATTTAGAATACGAGATTGATGCTGTGAAAGAAGATATTTTTGTTTCTGTTCCCCAAGAAGTTATCAAACCAGATATGCGTTTTCATTCAGGTAAAGTAGAGTGGGAATTTGGTTTCAGTTCTTAA